A stretch of the Microcella sp. genome encodes the following:
- the rsmA gene encoding 16S rRNA (adenine(1518)-N(6)/adenine(1519)-N(6))-dimethyltransferase RsmA, which translates to MSGLLGPAEVRDLAALLDVTPTKKLGQNFVHDANTVRRIVATAALEPGEPVLEVGPGLGSLTLGILEAGHPVVAIEVDARLAAQLPLTVGELQPEAELGVVTADALRIPAAPDAPGGQRPTALVANLPYNISVPVLLHLLGLEPGIRRVLVMVQAEVGHRLAAPPGSKVYGGPSIKAAWYGAWRVEGVVSRQVFWPVPNVDSVLVGMTRGPVPGTEAERVRVGELVDAAFGQRRKMLRQALSELFGSSAAATAALEAAGLDPTARGEMLGLPEFLRLARAAPA; encoded by the coding sequence GTGAGCGGCCTGCTCGGCCCCGCCGAGGTGCGCGACCTCGCCGCACTGCTCGACGTGACCCCCACCAAGAAGCTCGGCCAGAACTTCGTGCACGACGCCAACACGGTGCGGCGCATCGTCGCGACCGCTGCCCTCGAACCCGGTGAGCCCGTGCTCGAGGTCGGCCCGGGGCTGGGGTCGTTGACGCTCGGAATTCTCGAGGCGGGGCATCCGGTCGTCGCGATCGAAGTGGATGCTCGCCTCGCGGCCCAGCTGCCCCTCACGGTCGGCGAGCTGCAGCCCGAGGCCGAGCTGGGCGTGGTCACCGCAGATGCGCTGCGCATCCCGGCTGCGCCCGACGCCCCGGGCGGCCAGCGCCCGACCGCGCTCGTCGCCAACCTGCCCTACAACATCTCGGTGCCCGTGCTGCTGCACCTGCTCGGCCTCGAGCCGGGCATCCGTCGCGTGCTCGTCATGGTGCAGGCCGAGGTGGGCCACCGTCTGGCCGCCCCTCCCGGCTCGAAGGTCTACGGCGGCCCGTCGATCAAAGCCGCCTGGTACGGCGCGTGGCGGGTCGAGGGTGTCGTCAGCCGGCAGGTGTTCTGGCCGGTGCCAAACGTCGATTCGGTGCTCGTCGGCATGACGCGCGGGCCGGTGCCGGGCACCGAGGCCGAGCGCGTGCGGGTCGGCGAGCTCGTCGACGCCGCGTTCGGGCAACGCCGCAAGATGCTGCGGCAGGCGTTGAGCGAGCTGTTCGGCTCGTCAGCCGCCGCTACCGCCGCACTCGAGGCCGCCGGCCTCGACCCCACCGCGCGGGGCGAGATGCTCGGGTTGCCAGAGTTTCTGCGGCTTGCTCGGGCCGCGCCGGCGTGA
- the metG gene encoding methionine--tRNA ligase codes for MAAGDSFYIATPIFYVNDVPHIGHAYTEVAADVLARWHRQSGIDTWSLTGTDEHGQKILRTAVANGVTPQEWADRLVDSAWVPLLKTIDIANDDFIRTTEARHEKVVQRFLQKLYDDGFIYDGEYEGYYCVGCEEYKQPDDLVAGAGEFEGQQVCSIHGRPIEVLKEKNYFFRMSEFQQRLLDLYESQPDFIQPNSLRNEIVSFVKRGLDDLSISRQSFDWGVRIPWDDTHVTYVWFDALLNYISAIGWGDDDANFERRWPAVQLVGKDIARFHAVIWPAMLMAAGLQPPARVFGHGWLLVGGEKMSKSKLTGIAPHQITDVFGSDAFRYYFMSAINFGQDGSFSWEDLSARYQAELANGFGNLASRVIAMVGKYCDGVVPAATDVTDAERGIQKTVADAVVAAQRAIDTFAIHDAISAVWTIVDELNGYITLQEPWKVAKDEAQTARLHTILYTAAEGLRALAVLLSPVTPKAAQKLWVALGAEGALGALLDQSIPTAGQWGQLPAGTQTQPLEALFPRIETE; via the coding sequence ATGGCCGCCGGTGACAGCTTCTATATCGCGACGCCGATCTTCTACGTCAACGACGTGCCGCACATCGGGCACGCGTACACCGAGGTCGCCGCCGACGTGCTCGCGCGCTGGCACCGCCAGTCGGGCATCGACACCTGGTCGCTCACCGGAACCGACGAGCACGGCCAGAAGATTCTGCGCACCGCCGTCGCGAACGGCGTCACACCGCAGGAGTGGGCAGACAGGCTCGTCGACTCGGCGTGGGTGCCTCTGCTGAAGACGATCGATATCGCGAATGACGACTTCATCCGCACCACCGAGGCGCGGCACGAGAAGGTCGTGCAGCGCTTTCTGCAGAAGCTCTACGATGACGGGTTCATCTACGACGGCGAGTACGAAGGCTACTACTGCGTCGGCTGCGAAGAGTACAAGCAGCCTGACGACCTCGTTGCCGGCGCGGGCGAGTTCGAGGGCCAGCAGGTCTGCTCCATTCACGGTCGGCCGATCGAAGTGCTCAAGGAGAAGAACTACTTCTTCCGCATGAGCGAGTTTCAGCAGCGCCTGCTCGACCTCTACGAGTCGCAGCCCGACTTCATCCAGCCGAACAGCCTGCGCAACGAGATCGTGTCGTTCGTGAAGCGCGGCCTCGACGATCTGTCGATCTCGCGGCAGAGCTTCGACTGGGGCGTGCGCATTCCGTGGGACGACACCCACGTCACCTATGTGTGGTTCGACGCCTTGCTGAACTACATCAGTGCCATCGGCTGGGGCGACGACGACGCGAACTTCGAGCGCCGCTGGCCAGCCGTGCAGCTCGTCGGCAAAGACATCGCCCGCTTCCACGCCGTCATCTGGCCCGCCATGCTCATGGCCGCGGGCCTCCAGCCGCCCGCGCGCGTCTTCGGCCACGGCTGGCTGCTCGTCGGCGGCGAGAAGATGTCGAAGTCGAAGCTCACGGGCATCGCGCCGCACCAGATCACCGACGTGTTCGGCAGCGACGCCTTCCGCTACTACTTCATGAGCGCCATCAACTTCGGTCAAGACGGCTCGTTCAGCTGGGAAGACCTGTCGGCCCGCTACCAGGCCGAGCTCGCCAACGGCTTCGGCAACCTCGCCTCGCGCGTCATCGCGATGGTCGGCAAGTACTGCGACGGCGTCGTGCCCGCGGCGACCGACGTGACCGATGCTGAGCGGGGCATTCAGAAGACCGTGGCGGATGCTGTGGTCGCCGCCCAGCGCGCCATCGACACTTTCGCCATCCACGACGCGATCTCCGCGGTCTGGACGATCGTCGACGAGCTCAACGGCTACATCACGCTGCAGGAACCGTGGAAGGTCGCGAAGGACGAGGCGCAGACGGCTCGACTTCACACGATCTTGTACACCGCGGCCGAGGGGCTGCGGGCGCTCGCCGTGCTGCTTTCGCCCGTCACACCGAAGGCCGCCCAGAAGCTGTGGGTCGCCCTCGGAGCCGAGGGTGCGCTCGGCGCGCTGCTCGACCAGAGCATCCCGACCGCGGGCCAATGGGGCCAACTGCCCGCCGGCACGCAGACACAGCCGCTCGAGGCGCTCTTCCCGCGCATCGAGACCGAGTAG
- the rsmI gene encoding 16S rRNA (cytidine(1402)-2'-O)-methyltransferase: MILLAATPIGNLGDASRRLVEALQSATVVVAEDTRTAVHLMRALGVENRPQLLPLHEHNEREKSAELVELARETDVLVLTDAGMPGISDPGFVLVETAIAAGVTVTALPGPSAVLTALVLSGLPTDRFVFEGFLPRKGRAAALRALAAEPRTIVVFEAPHRIAAALADARDAMGPDRRAAVCRELTKKFEEVARGTLAELAEQFADGARGEIVLVIEGAPARSGDLPSALAEVASRVETGERLKDAAAEVAAATGLGKRELYEAALAARRAT, encoded by the coding sequence ATGATTCTGCTCGCGGCGACGCCCATCGGCAATCTCGGCGACGCGAGCCGGCGGCTGGTCGAGGCGCTGCAGTCGGCGACGGTCGTCGTCGCCGAAGACACCCGCACCGCCGTGCACCTCATGCGCGCGCTAGGGGTGGAAAATCGCCCGCAATTGCTGCCCCTGCACGAGCACAACGAGCGCGAGAAGTCGGCCGAGCTCGTCGAGCTCGCCCGCGAGACCGACGTGCTCGTGCTCACCGACGCGGGCATGCCGGGCATCAGCGACCCGGGCTTCGTGCTCGTCGAGACGGCGATCGCCGCCGGAGTCACCGTCACTGCCCTGCCCGGGCCGAGCGCCGTGCTCACGGCTCTCGTGCTGAGCGGGCTGCCGACCGACCGCTTCGTGTTCGAGGGCTTCCTGCCGCGGAAAGGCCGGGCGGCCGCACTGCGGGCGCTCGCGGCCGAGCCGCGCACGATCGTGGTCTTCGAGGCTCCGCACCGCATCGCCGCGGCGCTCGCCGATGCGCGCGACGCCATGGGGCCGGACCGTCGAGCCGCCGTGTGCCGCGAGCTCACGAAGAAGTTCGAAGAGGTCGCTCGGGGCACTCTCGCCGAGCTCGCCGAGCAGTTCGCCGACGGCGCTCGCGGCGAGATCGTGCTCGTCATCGAGGGCGCGCCCGCGCGGTCGGGCGACCTGCCGAGCGCGCTCGCCGAGGTCGCGTCGCGCGTCGAGACGGGAGAGCGCCTGAAGGATGCCGCTGCCGAGGTCGCCGCCGCGACGGGGCTCGGCAAGCGCGAGCTCTACGAGGCGGCGCTCGCTGCTCGTCGAGCGACCTAG
- a CDS encoding SulP family inorganic anion transporter yields the protein MAFLPTIPWSDSRTITALRSPRLLTREVLAGLVVAIALIPEAISFSIIAGVDPRLGLFSSFIMAVAIAFLGGRAAMITAATGAIALVIAPVAREYGTDYFIATVILGGVIQLIMAAAGVAKIMRFIPRSVMVGFVNSLAILIFTAQLPYLFGVPWEVYPLVVLGLVILIGMPRLTTVVPAPLVSVIVVTVLVVVLAITVPNVGDQGELPESLPSLLWPDVPLTLETLGIILPFSIAMAVVGILESLLTAKLVDDITDTPSGKTREAYGQGAANILSGFFGGMGGCAMIGQTMINVKVSGARTRISTFFAGVFVLALVLLLGDLVAIIPMAALVAVMIMVSVATFDWHSIRLNTLRRMPKSETTVMVATVIAVVWTHNLAIGVTLGVIVAMILFARRVAHFAAVDRTVLDAPDGSTYALYRVDGELFFASSNDLTTQFRYREDPASVVIDLSQSHIWDASTVAALDAIVTKYERFGIAVEIVDMNAESHALHTRLAGHMGEGH from the coding sequence ATGGCTTTTCTCCCCACCATTCCCTGGAGCGACTCGCGCACGATCACCGCCTTGCGCTCGCCCCGACTTCTGACGCGTGAGGTGCTCGCGGGCCTCGTCGTCGCGATCGCCCTGATTCCTGAAGCGATCTCGTTCTCGATCATCGCGGGCGTCGACCCGCGACTCGGCCTCTTCTCGTCGTTCATCATGGCCGTCGCGATCGCGTTCCTCGGCGGTCGCGCCGCGATGATCACGGCGGCGACGGGAGCCATCGCACTTGTCATCGCGCCCGTCGCTCGCGAGTACGGCACCGACTACTTCATCGCGACCGTGATTCTCGGCGGCGTCATCCAGCTCATCATGGCCGCAGCGGGCGTCGCGAAGATCATGCGGTTCATTCCACGCTCGGTCATGGTCGGCTTCGTCAACTCGCTCGCGATTCTGATCTTCACCGCGCAGTTGCCCTACCTCTTCGGCGTGCCGTGGGAGGTCTACCCTCTCGTCGTTCTCGGCCTCGTGATTCTGATCGGCATGCCGCGCCTCACCACCGTCGTGCCCGCACCGCTCGTGTCGGTCATCGTCGTGACGGTGCTCGTCGTCGTGCTCGCGATCACCGTGCCGAACGTGGGCGACCAGGGCGAGTTGCCTGAGAGCCTTCCGTCGCTTCTGTGGCCGGATGTTCCGCTCACATTGGAGACGCTCGGCATCATCCTGCCGTTCTCGATCGCCATGGCCGTCGTCGGCATTCTCGAGTCGCTGCTGACCGCGAAGCTCGTCGACGACATCACCGACACGCCCTCGGGCAAGACGCGTGAGGCCTACGGGCAGGGCGCGGCGAACATCCTAAGCGGATTCTTCGGGGGTATGGGCGGCTGCGCGATGATCGGCCAGACGATGATCAACGTCAAGGTCTCGGGGGCGCGCACGCGCATCTCGACGTTCTTCGCCGGCGTCTTCGTGCTCGCCCTCGTGCTGCTGCTCGGCGACCTCGTGGCGATCATTCCGATGGCCGCTCTGGTGGCCGTGATGATCATGGTCTCGGTCGCGACCTTCGACTGGCACTCGATTCGCCTCAACACGCTTCGCCGCATGCCCAAGAGCGAGACGACGGTCATGGTCGCCACCGTAATCGCCGTGGTCTGGACGCACAACCTGGCCATCGGCGTGACCCTCGGCGTCATCGTGGCCATGATTCTCTTCGCCCGCCGAGTGGCGCACTTCGCGGCCGTCGACCGCACCGTGCTCGATGCGCCCGACGGCAGCACGTATGCGCTCTACCGGGTCGACGGCGAGCTGTTCTTCGCGTCGAGCAACGACCTGACGACGCAGTTTCGCTACCGCGAAGACCCGGCCTCGGTCGTTATCGATCTCTCGCAATCGCACATCTGGGATGCCTCGACCGTGGCCGCCCTCGACGCGATCGTCACGAAATACGAGCGCTTCGGCATTGCCGTCGAGATCGTCGACATGAACGCCGAGTCGCATGCGCTGCACACGCGCCTCGCGGGGCACATGGGCGAGGGGCACTGA
- a CDS encoding signal peptidase II, which translates to MPSDALSPEPAPDADTSADFDAETSADATQPTRPIGRVLPFTLLWAAGIIIIDQATKYWAEATLVPYEGVPVIGEWIQWRLVYNPGAAFGIGGDFTWVLTLIAAIAVVGISVFVARISSVRWALAAGALLGGAISHLGDRLFREPGFARGEIVDFIDYFGIFVGNVADIALVGGAIAIVLLSLIGVSSRSPERREPDPSPAAPSTETH; encoded by the coding sequence ATGCCCTCCGACGCCCTCTCGCCCGAGCCCGCGCCCGACGCAGACACGTCTGCCGACTTCGACGCCGAAACGTCGGCAGATGCCACGCAGCCGACGCGGCCCATCGGGCGCGTGCTGCCCTTCACGCTGCTGTGGGCGGCCGGCATCATCATCATCGACCAGGCCACGAAGTACTGGGCCGAGGCGACGCTCGTGCCCTACGAGGGCGTGCCGGTCATCGGTGAGTGGATTCAGTGGCGGCTCGTCTACAACCCGGGCGCCGCGTTCGGCATCGGCGGTGACTTCACGTGGGTGCTCACCCTCATCGCTGCGATCGCGGTCGTGGGCATCTCAGTCTTCGTCGCGCGCATCTCGAGCGTGCGGTGGGCCCTCGCGGCCGGAGCGCTGCTCGGCGGAGCGATCAGCCACCTCGGCGACCGGCTGTTTCGTGAGCCGGGCTTCGCCCGCGGCGAGATCGTCGACTTCATCGACTACTTCGGCATCTTCGTGGGCAACGTGGCCGACATCGCCCTCGTCGGTGGTGCGATCGCGATCGTGCTGCTGAGCCTGATCGGCGTCAGCTCGCGATCACCCGAGCGCCGTGAACCGGACCCGTCGCCCGCAGCACCGTCAACCGAGACGCACTGA
- a CDS encoding TatD family hydrolase, giving the protein MEGTDRDLSYPPSPEALVVPVYDNHTHLEIADGENPMHYREHLDRASAVGVRGVVQVGTDVLTSRWSAAVAEREPRVLAAVAIHPNEVPDLAASGELDAALGVIDELAAQPRVVAIGETGLDYYRTKPGNGRDAQLAAFEAHIEIAKKHGLALQIHDRDAHDDIVATLLRVGAPDKVVFHCFSGDVELASVCAERGWYASFAGTVTFKNARNLRDALDVLPRALLLVETDAPFLTPHPYRGRPNGPYLLPFTVRAIADHLGTDVSMLSAQLSSNTELVYGSWDANPVVAPGDPWAAQEVPGNPDELGDLGGELPEHYPGERT; this is encoded by the coding sequence ATGGAAGGCACCGACCGTGATCTGAGCTATCCGCCGAGCCCCGAAGCGCTCGTGGTGCCCGTCTACGACAACCACACGCACCTCGAGATCGCCGACGGTGAGAACCCCATGCACTACCGCGAGCACCTCGACCGCGCTTCGGCCGTCGGAGTGCGCGGCGTCGTGCAGGTCGGCACCGACGTGCTCACGAGTCGCTGGTCGGCCGCCGTCGCGGAGCGCGAGCCCCGGGTGCTGGCCGCGGTCGCCATCCACCCCAATGAGGTTCCTGACCTGGCCGCGTCGGGCGAACTGGATGCTGCGCTGGGGGTCATCGACGAGCTCGCCGCGCAGCCGCGCGTCGTCGCCATCGGCGAGACCGGCCTCGACTACTACCGCACGAAGCCCGGCAACGGACGCGACGCCCAGCTCGCCGCCTTCGAAGCCCACATCGAGATCGCCAAGAAGCACGGGCTGGCCCTGCAGATTCACGACCGCGACGCGCACGACGACATCGTGGCGACCCTGCTGCGTGTGGGTGCGCCCGACAAGGTCGTCTTCCACTGCTTCAGCGGCGACGTCGAGCTCGCGAGCGTCTGCGCCGAGCGCGGCTGGTACGCGAGCTTCGCCGGCACAGTGACGTTCAAGAACGCCCGCAATCTGCGTGACGCCCTCGACGTGCTGCCGCGCGCGCTACTGCTCGTCGAGACCGACGCACCATTCTTGACCCCCCACCCCTACCGCGGCCGGCCGAACGGCCCCTACTTGCTGCCGTTCACGGTGCGCGCGATCGCCGACCACCTCGGCACCGACGTGTCGATGCTCTCGGCGCAGCTGAGCTCGAACACCGAACTCGTCTACGGCTCGTGGGATGCGAATCCGGTCGTGGCACCCGGTGACCCGTGGGCTGCGCAGGAGGTGCCGGGCAACCCCGACGAGCTCGGCGACCTCGGTGGAGAACTGCCGGAGCATTACCCGGGCGAGCGCACATGA
- a CDS encoding ABC-F family ATP-binding cassette domain-containing protein: MAHLLGAEQLRVEYPTRVVLDGVTVGVSDGDRIGVVGRNGDGKSTLLRILAGKQEPDDGRVTRRGGVTLGMLDQADHLQTGLTVIETVVGDRPEHEWAGDRNVRDVLAGLIFDIPGHTLVDDLSGGQRRRVALAALLSREWDIVVLDEPTNHLDIGGVHWLAGHLKRRWSPGAGALLVVTHDRWFLDEVSQDTWEVHDRIVEPFEGGYAAYVLQRLERDRQVATMEAKRQNLMKKELAWLRRGAPARTAKPKFRIEAANALIDDVPPLRNSVELTQMATSRLGKDVIDLLDVSVSYGDTQILHDVEWRIAPGERTGILGVNGAGKSTLLKLIDGTLEPTTGRVKRGKTVVVSTLDQQLGDLTAVANERVSAVIATKRTSYAAGDKELTPGQLLERMGFTSAQLSTPIKDLSGGQKRRLQLLLILLDEPNVLIMDEPTNDMDTDMLAAIEDLLDSWPGTLIVVSHDRYLLERVTDQQYAVLGGRLRHLPGGVDEYLRIAAHAAAPTGTNDAGRATVASVTATAPASTASSAPKLSGAERRTLEKELSALERRIAKVQGQVDALHVQLAEHDVNDYAGLGTLHDQVRAFEAELESAEERWLELGELLG, from the coding sequence GTGGCCCATCTCTTGGGAGCCGAGCAGCTCCGCGTCGAATACCCCACCCGTGTCGTTCTCGATGGAGTCACGGTGGGCGTCAGCGACGGCGACCGCATCGGCGTCGTCGGCCGCAACGGCGACGGCAAGTCGACCCTGCTGCGCATTCTCGCCGGCAAGCAAGAGCCCGACGATGGCCGCGTGACGCGCCGCGGCGGGGTCACCCTGGGCATGCTCGATCAGGCCGACCACCTGCAGACCGGGCTGACGGTCATCGAGACGGTCGTCGGCGATCGGCCCGAACACGAGTGGGCGGGCGATCGCAATGTGCGGGATGTTCTCGCCGGCTTGATCTTCGACATACCCGGTCACACCCTCGTCGATGACTTGAGCGGAGGCCAGCGCCGCCGCGTCGCCCTCGCGGCACTGCTCAGCCGCGAGTGGGACATCGTCGTGCTCGACGAGCCCACCAACCACCTCGACATCGGCGGAGTGCACTGGCTCGCCGGGCACCTCAAGCGCCGCTGGTCGCCCGGCGCGGGCGCGCTTCTCGTCGTGACCCACGACCGGTGGTTTCTCGACGAGGTCAGTCAAGACACCTGGGAGGTGCACGACCGCATCGTCGAGCCCTTCGAGGGCGGCTACGCGGCCTATGTGCTGCAGCGCCTCGAGCGCGACCGTCAGGTCGCCACGATGGAGGCCAAGCGCCAGAACCTCATGAAGAAAGAGCTCGCGTGGCTGCGCCGCGGCGCGCCGGCCCGCACGGCCAAGCCGAAGTTTCGCATCGAGGCGGCCAACGCGCTCATCGACGACGTGCCGCCGCTGCGCAACTCGGTCGAGCTCACCCAGATGGCCACCTCGCGCCTCGGCAAAGACGTCATCGACCTGCTCGACGTCTCGGTCTCGTATGGCGACACCCAGATTCTGCACGACGTAGAGTGGCGCATCGCCCCCGGCGAGCGCACGGGCATTCTCGGCGTCAACGGTGCGGGCAAGTCGACGCTCTTGAAGCTCATCGACGGCACGCTCGAGCCGACGACGGGCCGCGTCAAGCGCGGCAAGACGGTTGTCGTCTCGACGCTCGACCAGCAGCTCGGCGATCTCACGGCCGTCGCGAACGAGCGCGTGAGCGCGGTCATCGCGACGAAGCGCACGAGCTACGCCGCGGGCGACAAAGAGCTCACCCCGGGTCAACTGCTCGAGCGCATGGGCTTTACGTCAGCGCAGCTCTCGACCCCGATCAAAGACCTGTCTGGTGGCCAGAAGCGACGGCTGCAGCTGCTGCTGATCTTGCTCGACGAGCCGAACGTGCTCATCATGGACGAGCCGACGAACGACATGGATACCGACATGCTCGCGGCCATCGAAGACCTGCTCGACTCGTGGCCGGGCACGCTCATCGTCGTTTCGCACGACCGCTACCTGCTAGAGCGCGTGACCGACCAGCAGTACGCCGTGCTCGGCGGTCGGCTTCGCCACTTGCCCGGCGGTGTCGACGAGTATCTGCGCATCGCCGCGCACGCTGCGGCCCCGACGGGCACGAATGATGCGGGGCGTGCGACGGTGGCGTCTGTCACGGCGACGGCACCCGCATCCACCGCCTCGTCGGCACCGAAGCTTTCTGGGGCCGAGCGGCGCACGCTCGAGAAAGAGCTCTCGGCACTCGAGCGCCGCATCGCGAAAGTGCAAGGCCAGGTGGATGCTCTGCACGTGCAGCTCGCCGAGCATGACGTCAACGACTACGCAGGTCTCGGCACGCTTCATGACCAGGTGCGCGCCTTCGAGGCCGAGCTCGAGTCGGCCGAAGAGCGCTGGCTTGAGCTGGGCGAGTTATTGGGCTGA
- a CDS encoding 4-(cytidine 5'-diphospho)-2-C-methyl-D-erythritol kinase — protein sequence MSTGATSEVVHARAPGKINVFMKVGSLLDDGYHEVATAYQAISLYEEVYARPADDFSVSFTGPIDCSGLATDGSNLAIKAARLLARTADYRGGVALEIEKHVPIAGGMGGGSADAAATLVACDHLWGTGLSRDELHELGAQLGADVPFALMGGTAVGTGRGDRLSPALAQGTFHWVLALADIGLSTPEVYAELDRHRERHASDIAPAPEQPAVDIEVLQALRAGDPHQLAEYLYNDLQAPALHLAPELAKTLETGELQGALAGLVSGSGPTVAFLAADQTAALELQVALSASRLTVLRATGPVHGARVIAS from the coding sequence ATGAGCACGGGGGCGACCAGCGAGGTGGTGCACGCGAGGGCGCCCGGCAAGATCAACGTCTTCATGAAGGTCGGCTCGCTGCTCGACGATGGCTACCACGAGGTGGCCACGGCCTACCAGGCGATCTCGCTCTACGAAGAGGTCTATGCCCGACCCGCCGACGACTTCTCGGTCAGTTTCACCGGCCCGATCGACTGCAGCGGTCTCGCGACCGACGGCTCGAACCTCGCGATCAAGGCCGCCCGTCTGCTCGCGCGCACGGCCGACTATCGCGGGGGCGTCGCGCTTGAGATCGAGAAGCACGTGCCCATTGCGGGCGGCATGGGTGGCGGCTCGGCCGACGCCGCCGCCACGCTCGTGGCGTGCGACCACTTGTGGGGCACGGGCCTGAGCCGCGACGAGCTGCACGAGCTCGGGGCCCAGCTCGGTGCCGATGTGCCGTTCGCACTCATGGGCGGCACCGCCGTGGGCACGGGTCGCGGCGACCGGCTCTCGCCCGCTCTCGCGCAAGGCACCTTCCACTGGGTGCTCGCCCTCGCCGACATCGGCCTCAGCACGCCCGAGGTCTATGCCGAGCTCGACCGGCACCGTGAGCGGCACGCGAGCGACATCGCTCCGGCCCCCGAGCAGCCCGCCGTCGACATCGAAGTGCTGCAGGCGCTGCGCGCGGGCGACCCGCATCAGCTGGCCGAGTACCTGTACAACGATCTGCAAGCTCCTGCGCTGCACCTCGCACCCGAGCTCGCCAAGACGCTCGAGACCGGCGAGCTGCAGGGTGCGCTCGCGGGCCTCGTCTCGGGATCAGGACCGACGGTGGCGTTTCTCGCCGCCGATCAGACCGCGGCCCTCGAACTGCAGGTCGCGCTCAGTGCGTCTCGGTTGACGGTGCTGCGGGCGACGGGTCCGGTTCACGGCGCTCGGGTGATCGCGAGCTGA
- the rlmC gene encoding 23S rRNA (uracil(747)-C(5))-methyltransferase RlmC — protein sequence MQCDYFDAGLCRSCTLMGQPYAQQLAAKEARVRSLLEPFAVGASWLPPVASSESGFRAKAKMVVGGTVEHPTLGILDGQGRGVDLRHCGIIDPRILAAFPALIAAITRMGLEPYDVPARQGELKHLIVTVAASGDLMMRFVVRSEASVASIRSHLTWLTDAVPQLVVVTANIHPEHKAVLEGEVEHVLTTESMLRMRVGNVDLLVRPQSFVQTNTAIAGALYRQAAQWLDELGAQSVWDLYCGVGGFALHTARSGRSVVGVELSADAVASAELARDALFAEPSERQSIRFIAADATAFALGSTADAVPDVVIVNPPRRGLGTPLAEWLQTSGPRHVIYSSCNPESLARDLAAMPGYTVTRARVLDMFPQSTHLEAITLLERV from the coding sequence ATGCAGTGCGACTACTTCGACGCCGGGCTCTGCCGCTCGTGCACGCTCATGGGTCAGCCCTACGCCCAGCAGCTCGCCGCTAAAGAAGCGCGCGTGCGTTCACTGCTAGAGCCCTTCGCGGTCGGCGCGTCGTGGCTGCCGCCCGTCGCGAGTAGCGAGAGCGGCTTTCGCGCCAAAGCCAAAATGGTCGTCGGAGGCACGGTCGAGCACCCCACCCTCGGCATTCTCGACGGGCAGGGCCGCGGCGTCGACCTGCGCCACTGCGGCATCATCGACCCGCGCATTCTCGCCGCTTTTCCCGCGCTCATCGCGGCCATCACGCGCATGGGGCTCGAACCCTACGACGTTCCGGCCCGCCAGGGCGAGCTGAAGCACCTCATCGTGACGGTCGCGGCGAGCGGCGACCTCATGATGCGGTTCGTGGTGCGCAGCGAGGCGTCGGTGGCGAGCATCCGTTCTCACCTGACCTGGCTGACGGATGCTGTGCCGCAGCTCGTCGTGGTGACCGCCAATATTCACCCCGAGCACAAGGCCGTGCTCGAAGGTGAGGTCGAGCACGTGCTGACCACGGAGTCGATGCTGCGTATGCGGGTCGGCAACGTCGACCTGCTCGTGCGGCCCCAGAGCTTCGTGCAGACCAACACCGCCATCGCAGGTGCGCTCTACCGGCAGGCGGCGCAGTGGCTGGATGAACTCGGAGCGCAATCGGTGTGGGATCTGTATTGCGGCGTCGGCGGGTTCGCCCTGCACACCGCGCGGTCGGGTCGCTCTGTGGTGGGCGTCGAATTGTCAGCCGATGCCGTCGCGAGTGCCGAACTGGCGCGCGATGCACTGTTCGCTGAGCCGAGCGAACGGCAGAGCATCCGCTTCATCGCCGCCGATGCGACCGCCTTCGCCCTCGGCTCGACCGCCGATGCGGTGCCCGACGTGGTGATCGTCAACCCTCCCCGGCGAGGGCTCGGCACTCCGCTCGCCGAGTGGCTGCAGACCAGCGGGCCGCGGCACGTGATCTACAGCAGCTGCAACCCCGAGTCGCTCGCGCGCGACCTCGCAGCGATGCCCGGGTACACCGTGACCCGGGCGCGCGTGCTCGACATGTTCCCGCAGTCCACCCACCTCGAGGCGATCACGCTGCTCGAGCGCGTCTGA